One segment of Panthera leo isolate Ple1 chromosome A3, P.leo_Ple1_pat1.1, whole genome shotgun sequence DNA contains the following:
- the SYS1 gene encoding protein SYS1 homolog isoform X4: MDPNPRAALERQQLRLRERQKFFEDILQPETEFVFPLSHLHLESQRPPIGSISSMEVNVDALEQVELIDLGDQDGADVFLPCEDPPPTPQTSGMDDRPEELGLPTATPDRTASRTSSSSSDDSTNLHSPNPSDGGADTPLAQSDEEEDGADGGAEPGACS; this comes from the exons ATGGACCCAAATCCCCGGGCAGCCCTGGAGCGCCAGCAGCTCCGCCTTCGGGAGCGGCAGAAATTCTTTGAGGACATTTTACAGCCAGAGACAGAGTTTGTCTTCCCCCTGTCCCACCTGCATCTCGAGTCGCAGAGAC CCCCCATAGGTAGTATCTCATCCATGGAAGTGAATGTGGATGCCCTGGAGCAGGTAGAACTTATTGACCTTGGGGACCAAGATGGAGCAGATGTGTTCTTGCCTTGCGAAGACCCTCCACCAACCCCCCAGACATCTG GGATGGACGACCGTCCAGAGGAGCTGGGCCTGCCAACGGCCACGCCAGACAGGACCGCGTCCCGCACCTCCTCCTCGTCTTCTGACGACTCCACCAACCTGCACAGCCCAAATCCCAGTGACGGCGGAGCGGACACGCCCTTGGCACAGTCTGATGAGGAAGAGGATGGGGCCGATGggggggcagagcctggagcttgcagCTAG